A window of Sus scrofa isolate TJ Tabasco breed Duroc unplaced genomic scaffold, Sscrofa11.1 Contig740, whole genome shotgun sequence contains these coding sequences:
- the LOC100513603 gene encoding olfactory receptor 4K14, with the protein MDLQNYSLVSEFVLHGLSNSQHLQKFFFIFFSGIYVAMVLGNLIIVVTVISDPHLYSSPMYFLLGNLSFLDIWLASFATPKMIRDFLSDRKLISFGGCMAQIFFLHFVGGAEMVLLVTMAYDRYVAICKPLHYMTMMNWQTCIRLVSVSWVIGFVHSISQVAFTVNLPYCGPNEVDSFFCDLPLVIKLACVDTYVLGILMISDSGLLSMSCFLLLLISYTVILITVQQQAAGGVSKVLSTCSAHIMVVTLFFGPCIFIYVWPFSWFSVDKVLSVFYTIFTPLLNPLIYTLRNKDMKIAMKRLRNRHVTFH; encoded by the coding sequence ATGGACCTGCAAAATTATTCCTTGGTGTCAGAATTTGTATTACATGGACTCTCCAATTCACAACATCtccaaaaatttttctttattttcttctctgggaTCTATGTGGCTATGGTGCTGGGTAACCTCATCATCGTGGTCACTGTGATTTCTGACCCCCACTTGTACTCCTCCCCGATGTACTTCCTGCTGGGGAATCTCTCTTTCCTGGACATATGGCTTGCCTCATTTGCCACCCCCAAGATGATCAGGGACTTCCTTAGTGATCGAAAGCTCATCTCCTTTGGAGGATGTATGGCCCAAATCTTTTTCTTGCACTTTGTTGGTGGGGCTGAGATGGTACTTCTTGTTACCATGGCATATGACAGATATGTGGCCATATGCAAACCTTTGCATTACATGACCATGATGAACTGGCAGACTTGTATCAGGCTGGTGTCAGTTTCATGGGTCATTGGATTTGTGCACTCCATCAGTCAAGTAGCCTTTACTGTAAATTTACCTTACTGTGGCCCCAATGAGGTGGACagcttcttctgtgaccttcctCTTGTGATCAAGCTGGCCTGTGTGGACACCTATGTCTTGGGTATACTTATGATCTCAGACAGTGGGTTGCTGTCGATGAGCTGTTTTCTGCTCCTCCTGATCTCCTACACTGTTATCCTCATCACTGTCCAACAGCAGGCTGCCGGCGGGGTATCCAAAGTACTCTCAACCTGCTCTGCACATATCATGGTAGTCACGCTCTTCTTTgggccctgcattttcatttatgtGTGGCCTTTTAGTTGGTTCTCTGTGGACAAGGTCCTCTCTGTGTTTTACACAATTTTTACTCCACTCTTGAACCCCCTTATCTACACACTGAGAAATAAGGACATGAAAATAGCTATGAAGAGACTGAGAAACCGACATGTGACTTTTCACTGA